One region of Penaeus vannamei isolate JL-2024 chromosome 36, ASM4276789v1, whole genome shotgun sequence genomic DNA includes:
- the LOC113806062 gene encoding calpain-7, with product MEEAQENVNHAAEVARQATHFDASGSHQAAIYMYRQAAEYLQRAMTLGLSTPALQDHAMKYKERADQLENLDSQAQSAQNTMEGGQSELSRANFLLLEAFEEDEAGNMEEAIEHYTNAVQLCLEAMKTIEDPKMSDKLRKLAEQALTRAEVLKAQSSPEEEQKASIGEGTGASLSSVRPAHQRVSPTRVIPPLGIGNLVNSRPQPQAKSGPSSKSGLQLSGSAGYTKEELEVLRRTSNINGRDYVPFLAVDLKEKFAYSLPFTDKDGVLALAPKQKKNFLQWVRPEDLSSDPKMIEMVDCFSIKQTCVSDCSFVASVAISALYEKRFKKRLITDIIFPKNRSGDPIYNPCGKYMIKLHINGIPRKVIVDDKLPQGQHGELLCSYSTNKNEFWISLVEKAYMKVMGGYDFPGSNSNIDLYALTGWIPERVSIKDKEFNKDATFRKIIDRFHRGDVLVTVATGEMSDADADRAGLVPTHAYAMLDIKEVKGKRLLMLKNPWSHLRWKGNYSEMDQTHWTPEMCKLLNYDPKSAQMFDNGVFWIDYDSLCHFYDVIYMNWNPQLFSYTYCTHETWSAGTGPVRDLYNIGENPQYSLDVQSPGGTAVWVLLTRHITEIEDFRNNKEYITLLVYKTGGKKIFYPFDPAPFIDGVRINSPHYLCKMVLKEPGSHKFTLVVSQYEKHLTIHYSLRVYATCPFTLQKIKNYCKHKQEITGRWSGANAGGCPNHPATYKNNPTYQFRVEHEMQALRIELKAPKDIQIGFEIVCVEAKNTEASSYFTKKQTGAYRSGFVVLEIMDVVPGVYNVTPSTFYPNTEAPYFLNFFSSAPVKVSKLK from the exons ATGGAGGAAGCTCAGGAGAATGTGAATCATGCGGCCGAAGTTGCTCGACAGGCCACTCACTTCGATGCGAGTGGCAGTCACCAGGCggccatatacatgtatagacaggCAGCTGAGTACCTGCAGAGGGCCATGACACTGGGGTTGTCGACTCCTGCACTACAGGACCACGCCATGAAGTACAAAGAGAGAGCTGATCAACTAGAGAATCTTG ACAGTCAAGCCCAGTCAGCCCAGAACACGATGGAAGGAGGCCAGAGTGAGTTAAGCCGTGCAAACTTCCTGCTCCTGGAAGCGTTCGAGGAGGATGAGGCTGGAAACATGGAGGAAGCCATCGAACACTACACCAACGCTGTTCAGCTGTGCCTTGAGGCG ATGAAGACCATAGAGGATCCAAAGATGTCAGACAAGCTGAGGAAACTGGCAGAGCAAGCTTTGACTCGGGCTGAGGTGCTCAAGGCGCAAAGTTCACCTGAAGAGGAGCAGAAGGCCAGCATTGGAGAAGGAACAG gtgCTTCGCTGTCATCTGTAAGGCCAGCACACCAACGGGTCTCCCCCACACGTGTCATTCCTCCCCTTGGGATAGGCAACTTGGTTAACTCTAGACCACAGCCTCAGG CAAAGTCTGGTCCTTCAAGTAAAAGTGGGCTGCAGCTGTCTGGGAGTGCTGGCTACACAAAAGAGGAGCTGGAGGTTCTCAGAAGAACCTCAAACATCAATGGACGTGATTATGTCCCCTTCCTGGCAGTGGACCTCAAGGAAAAATTTGCATATTCCTTACCCTTTACTGACAAGGATGGAGTTCTTGCACTTGCCCCAAAGCAGAAGAAGAATTTTTTGCAGTGGGTGAGACCAGAGGACCTTTCCAGCGACCCCAAGATGATTGAAATGGTCGACTGCTTCAGCATCAAGCAGACATGTGTGTCTGACTGCTCCTTTGTGGCTTCTGTTGCCATCAGTGCCCTGTATGAGAAGAGGTTCAAGAAGCGACTCATTACGGATATTATCTTCCCTAAAAACCGCAGTGGGGACCCCATCTACAACCCCTGCGGCAAATACATGATAAAGCTGCACATCAACGGCATCCCAAGAAAGGTGATTGTAGATGACAAGCTACCTCAGGGGCAACACGGTGAGCTGCTGTGCTCTTACTCAACTAACAAGAATGAGTTCTGGATCTCGTTGGTGGAAAAAGCCTACATGAAGGTGATGGGTGGCTATGACTTCCCTGGCTCCAACAGCAACATCGACCTCTATGCCCTTACTGGCTGGATCCCAGAAAGGGTTTCCATCAAAGACAAAGAATTCAATAAAGATGCCACATTCAGGAAAATCATCGACCGTTTCCACAGAGGTGATGTTCTGGTCACGGTAGCAACTGGAGAGATGAGTGACGCTGATGCAGACAGAGCGGGCCTCGTCCCCACGCACGCCTATGCCATGCTGGACATAAAGGAAGTCAAG GGGAAACGTTTGCTGATGCTGAAAAACCCTTGGTCACATCTCCGCTGGAAAGGCAATTACTCGGAGATGGACCAGACGCACTGGACTCCAGAAATGTGCAAGCTCCTCAACTATGATCCAAAAAGTGCACAGATGTTTGACAATGGTGTCTTCTGGATAGATTATGATAGcctttgtcatttttatgatgTTATTTACATGAACTGGAACCCACAACTGTTCTCCTACACTTATTGTACACACGA GACTTGGTCTGCTGGCACGGGCCCTGTACGTGACTTGTACAACATAGGAGAAAATCCCCAGTATTCTCTAGATGTTCAGTCTCCTGGTGGAACAGCTGTGTGGGTTCTGCTCACGAGACACATCACAGAAATAGAGGATTTCCGCAACAACAAAGAGTATATCACCCTACTTGTGTATAAGACTGGAGGGAAGAAAATATTTTATCCAT TTGATCCTGCACCCTTTATTGATGGTGTACGTATCAACAGTCCCCACTACCTATGCAAGATGGTGCTGAAGGAACCCGGCTCTCACAAATTCACTCTCGTTGTATCACAGTACGAGAAGCATCTGACAATTCACTACTCACTGCGGGTTTATGCAACGTGTCCCTTTACCTTGCAGAAGATTAAGAATTATTGCAAGCACAAGCAAGAG ATCACTGGCCGCTGGAGTGGAGCTAACGCAGGGGGATGCCCTAATCACCCAGCAACATACAAGAACAACCCAACATATCAGTTCAGGGTCGAACATGAAATGCAAGCTCTCAGAATCGAACTCAAGGCTCCGAAGGACATACAG ATTGGTTTTGAGATTGTATGTGTAGAGGCAAAGAATACAGAAGCAAGTAGTTATTTTACAAAGAAGCAGACTGGAGCATACAG ATCGGGCTTTGTGGTGCTGGAGATCATGGATGTGGTGCCGGGGGTGTACAACGTCACCCCCAGCACCTTCTACCCTAATACAGAGGCTCCCTACTTCTTGAACTTCTTCTCGTCAGCACCAGTCAAAGTCAGCAAGTTGAAATAG